One genomic window of Polyodon spathula isolate WHYD16114869_AA chromosome 8, ASM1765450v1, whole genome shotgun sequence includes the following:
- the LOC121319622 gene encoding host cell factor 2-like, which yields MAAEGPIWRKVNTFSGPVPRSRHGHRAAAVRELLIVFGGGNEGIAEELHVYNTVSKQWFLPAVRGDIPPGCAAHGFACEGTRILVFGGMVEFGKYSNSLYELQASRWLWKKLKPKPPRNGVPPCPRLGHSFTLFGNKCYLFGGLANGSDDPNSNVPRYLNDFYELELQAVSGVKGWNIPETKGTAPSARESHTAIIYSSKGSYSPKLYIFGGMQGYRLGDLWQLDLETMTWKLPETKGPSPLPRSLHSANVIGNKMYIFGGWTPILTNEDKSSAFYNEWSCTNSMSYLNLDTMTWNCLAWERQEDGKSSSPRPRAGHCAAVIGSRLYIWSGRDGYRKAWNYQVCCKDLWYLETKKPSTPSPVFLVKATLQSLHVAWHPLPAAESYLLQLQPEPTAPASPTTLSSNQLSSAHPPATVPLKELQQGAAATLLELSGTTGAQAAQNTGSTVLSQLQSGEEAAHTLKVPSHVLSYIERENSSLRKPGCNESTTVNIMDQNAVCVAEGNDYPDTGPPSATGLVLADQDTTANLAPPNQMKESTLKSEPVETELSNDAAPLPQKSQELDNTTPATLTTTSITSTKSNIQMEHTELADNQWYDVGIFKTLFSEVTHYYLPPVDSKGNLEPMNSPDYEGLNQQALTPGAVYRFRVAGINSCGQSQFSQVSEYKTCQPGFPGAPSSVKITKAADCVHITWEPPASPSGKILEYSMYLAVQKSHSSTAVSSSQLAFIRIYRGTKIHCTVTSSQLSNALIDCTSRPAVVFRIAAKNEQGYGPATQIRWLQDAFKARPSPVAAPQSTDKQPLELPDGTGTLKTKTET from the exons ATGGCTGCTGAAGGTCCCATCTGGAGAAAGGTTAACACCTTCAGCGGCCCGGTTCCACGGTCCCGACACGGGCACCGTGCAGCCGCTGTACGGGAGCTACTCATAGTCTTCGGGGGAGGGAACGAGGGGATTGCCGAGGAGCTGCATGTTTACAACACCG TTTCGAAGCAGTGGTTCCTGCCTGCAGTGCGAGGAGACATCCCACCTGGGTGTGCAGCACATGGCTTTGCCTGCGAAGGGACCAGGATCCTGGTATTTGGGGGAATGGTGGAATTTGGGAAATACAGCAACAGTCTTTATGAGTTACAG GCGAGCCGATGGCTTTGGAAGAAGCTGAAACCCAAACCCCCTAGGAATGGTGTACCCCCCTGTCCTCGACTTGGTCACAGCTTCACACTCTTCGGCAACAAATGCTACCTTTTTGGGGGCCTGGCTAACGGCAGCGATGATCCCAATAGCAATGTCCCTAG GTACCTGAATGACTTTTAcgagctggagctgcaggcagtttcgGGTGTGAAAGGCTGGAATATTCCTGAGACAAAGGGGACGGCGCCCTCCGCGCGAGAGTCTCATACAGCCATCATCTATAGCAGCAAGGGCTCTTACTCCCCCAAGCTCTACATCTTTGGGGGCATGCAGGGGTACAGACTGGGGGACCTCTGGCAGCTTGATCTAG AAACCATGACATGGAAACTGCCAGAAACCAAAGGCCCATCTCCTCTACCCAGGAGTCTCCACTCCGCTAATGTCATTGGAAATAa GATGTACATATTTGGTGGCTGGACTCCAATATTGACGAATGAAGACAAATCAAGTGCCTTTTATAATGAGTGGTCCTGCACCAATTCAATGTCTTACCTTAACCTAG ACACCATGACGTGGAATTGCCTGGCATGGGAGAGGCAGGAGGATGGGAAGTCGAGCAGCCCACGGCCCCGCGCAGGACACTGTGCTGCTGTCATTGGCTCCCGCCTCTATATCTGGAGTGGGAGGGATGGCTACAGGAAAGCCTGGAACTATCAGGTGTGCTGTAAGGACCTCTGGTACCTGGAGACCA agAAGCCATCAACTCCATCTCCAGTGTTTTTAGTAAAAGCTACCCTTCAGTCCCTTCACGTGGCCTGGCACCCACTCCCAGCAGCAGAGTCCTATCTACTCCAGCTGCAGCCTGAGCCCACAGCACCAGCTTCCCCAACAACCCTTTCCTCTAACCAGCTCTCATCAGCCCATCCACCTGCCACAGTGCCACTAAAAGAGCTGCAACAAGGAGCAGCAGCCACCTTGCTGGAATTATCAG GTACCACAGGAGCACAAGCAGCTCAGAACACAGGCAGCACTGTCCTCTCTCAGCTGCAGTCAGGAGAAGAGGCTGCACACACCCTCAAG gTACCATCCCATGTGCTATCATATATCGAAAGGGAGAACAGTTCACTGAGAAAGCCAGGGTGCAATGAGTCGACTACTGTGAATATTATGGACCAAAATGCAGTCTGCGTAGCTGAAGGTAACGACTATCCTGATACAGGGCCACCTAGTGCCACAG GCCTTGTTCTTGCAGACCAGGACACCACGGCAAACCTTGCCCCACCCAATCAAATGAAAGAGTCCACACTTAAATCAGAGCCTGTGGAAACTGAACTTAGTAATGATGCTGCACCGCTACCTCAGAAGTCTCAAG AACTAGACAATACTACACCAGCCACTTTGACAACTACCTCAATAACTTCCACTAAGAGCAACATTCAAATG GAACACACAGAACTGGCAGATAACCAGTGGTATGATGTGGGGATCTTTAAAACACTTTTCTCTGAAGTGACGCACTATTACCTACCACCAGTGGACAGTAAAGGGAAT CTGGAGCCTATGAATTCCCCCGATTATGAGGGCCTAAACCAACAAGCCTTGACCCCCGGTGCTGTTTACCGCTTCAGGGTGGCTGGAATAAACAGCTGCGGACAAAGCCAGTTTAGTCAAGTTAGTGAATACAAGACCTGCCAGCCTGGCTTTCCTGGAGCACCGTCATCTGTCAAGATAACAAAG GCAGCAGATTGTGTTCATATCACTTGGGAGCCTCCAGCTTCGCCCTCTGGTAAAATCCTGGAGTATTCCATGTACCTGGCAGTGCAGAAAAGCCATTCAAGCACAGCAGTGAGCTCCAGCCAGCTGGCCTTCATCAGGATCTACAGGGGCACCAAGATCCACTGCACAGTGACTTCCTCCCAGCTGAGCAACGCACTCATCGATTGCACGTCGAGACCCGCTGTGGTGTTCCGCATCGCAGCCAAGAACGAGCAGGGCTACGGGCCGGCCACACAGATCCGGTGGCTACAAG atgcATTTAAAGCCAGACCATCTCCAGTAGCAGCTCCACAGAGCACAGACAAGCAGCCACTCGAACTGCCAGACGG CACTGGAACCTTGAAGACCAAAACAGAGACGTGA